A part of Haloarchaeobius sp. HME9146 genomic DNA contains:
- a CDS encoding PPC domain-containing DNA-binding protein → MHYREVATSREFVVRLETGGDWRAQIEDLAAREDLDAAWFTGLGAVQDADVWFYDQERQEYDAATFDEPLEVAACVGNVSELNGEPFAHTHAVLSRPSGQALAGHLDAATVWAGELYVREFEEPLVREHDETTDLDLWL, encoded by the coding sequence ATGCACTACCGGGAAGTCGCGACCTCGCGTGAGTTCGTCGTTCGGCTCGAGACGGGTGGCGACTGGCGCGCGCAGATCGAAGACCTGGCCGCCCGGGAGGACCTCGACGCCGCATGGTTCACCGGGCTCGGCGCAGTCCAGGACGCGGACGTCTGGTTCTACGACCAGGAGCGCCAGGAGTACGACGCCGCGACCTTCGACGAACCCCTCGAGGTCGCAGCCTGCGTCGGCAACGTCTCCGAGCTGAACGGTGAACCGTTCGCCCACACGCACGCGGTCCTCTCACGACCGAGCGGGCAGGCCCTGGCCGGCCACCTCGACGCGGCGACCGTCTGGGCCGGCGAACTGTACGTCCGGGAGTTCGAGGAGCCGCTCGTGCGCGAACACGACGAGACCACCGACCTCGACCTCTGGTTGTAG
- a CDS encoding DUF5783 family protein: protein MQDLDPETFEEEKYVEYFPRLQQAYKNAFNTFNEKYDSQLIHGIDQQVLNESEPHYEGDGEFTIELPEDPYDRLTAVVVDEEKFDAVLEEYCDEIESELRRVFNIR from the coding sequence ATGCAAGACCTCGACCCCGAGACCTTCGAGGAGGAGAAGTACGTCGAGTACTTCCCGCGCCTCCAGCAGGCGTACAAGAACGCGTTCAACACGTTCAACGAGAAGTACGACTCACAGCTCATCCACGGCATCGACCAGCAGGTGCTCAACGAGTCCGAACCGCACTACGAGGGCGACGGCGAGTTCACCATCGAACTCCCCGAGGACCCGTACGACCGGCTCACGGCCGTCGTGGTCGACGAGGAGAAGTTCGATGCCGTCCTCGAGGAGTACTGTGACGAGATAGAGTCAGAACTGCGTCGGGTCTTCAACATCCGTTAG
- a CDS encoding sulfatase-like hydrolase/transferase, giving the protein MERTDTAGQNVLFVVMDTVRKDHLSVYGYDRPTTPGLEAFAEEAAVYEQAVAPAPWTLPVHASLFTGLYPSQHGASQENPYLEGATTLAQTLSDTHQSACYSSNAWITPYTHLTDGFDNQDNFFEVMPGDFLSGPMAKAWKTMNDNDKLRKIADWLVSVGNMAHEYLASGEGADSKTPQVIDQSKEFIDSADGNWFQFVNLMDAHLPYHPPEKYREEFAPGADPQEVCQNSKEYNCGARDIDDDEWDDIQGLYDAEIRHIDAELQRLFDWMKAEGHWEDTLVVVCADHGELFGEHDLYGHEFCIYDPLVNVPCMVKHPDIEPGRYDQQLELVDLYHTVLDHAGVEHGDEQAVDLDPARSLLSDSHREGVVPPRTDAADTADVDFGEYAFVEYYRPVVELKQLEQKASGAGITLDTDSRFYSRMRAARRLDGKYIRNERITDEFYRIDEDPGETDDRIAADDPVKDEVEATLSEFEELVGGEWKEVDDDDVLGDMSDDAKDRLQDLGYIE; this is encoded by the coding sequence ATGGAACGCACCGACACGGCCGGACAGAACGTCCTCTTCGTCGTGATGGACACGGTGCGGAAGGACCACCTGTCCGTCTACGGGTACGACCGCCCGACGACGCCAGGACTGGAGGCGTTCGCCGAGGAGGCAGCCGTCTACGAGCAGGCCGTCGCGCCCGCCCCGTGGACGCTGCCGGTTCACGCCTCGCTGTTCACCGGCCTGTACCCGAGTCAGCACGGTGCCAGCCAGGAGAACCCGTACCTCGAGGGGGCGACGACGCTCGCCCAGACGCTCTCGGACACGCACCAGAGCGCCTGTTACTCCTCGAACGCCTGGATCACGCCTTACACGCACCTGACCGACGGTTTCGACAATCAGGATAACTTCTTCGAGGTCATGCCCGGCGACTTCCTCTCCGGGCCGATGGCGAAGGCCTGGAAGACGATGAACGACAACGACAAGCTCCGCAAGATCGCGGACTGGCTCGTCTCGGTGGGCAACATGGCCCACGAGTACCTCGCGTCGGGTGAGGGTGCCGACTCGAAGACCCCACAGGTCATCGACCAGTCCAAGGAGTTCATCGATTCCGCCGACGGCAACTGGTTCCAGTTCGTCAACCTGATGGACGCCCACCTGCCGTACCACCCACCGGAGAAGTACCGCGAGGAGTTCGCTCCCGGCGCGGACCCACAGGAGGTCTGCCAGAACTCCAAGGAGTACAACTGCGGGGCCCGCGACATCGACGACGACGAATGGGACGACATCCAGGGCCTCTACGACGCCGAGATTCGCCACATAGACGCCGAACTCCAGCGCCTGTTCGACTGGATGAAGGCCGAAGGCCACTGGGAGGACACCCTCGTCGTGGTCTGTGCCGACCACGGCGAACTGTTCGGCGAGCACGACCTGTACGGCCACGAGTTCTGTATCTACGACCCGCTCGTGAACGTCCCGTGCATGGTCAAGCACCCGGACATCGAGCCCGGTCGCTACGACCAGCAACTCGAACTCGTCGACCTCTACCACACCGTCCTCGACCACGCAGGCGTCGAGCACGGCGACGAGCAGGCGGTCGACCTCGACCCCGCCCGGTCGCTGCTCTCGGACTCACACCGCGAGGGCGTCGTGCCGCCACGGACCGACGCGGCCGACACCGCGGACGTGGACTTCGGCGAGTACGCGTTCGTGGAGTACTACCGTCCCGTCGTCGAGCTCAAACAGCTCGAACAGAAGGCCAGCGGTGCGGGTATCACGCTCGATACTGACTCGCGGTTCTACTCGCGGATGCGCGCCGCCCGTCGGCTCGACGGGAAGTACATCCGGAACGAACGCATCACCGACGAGTTCTACCGCATCGACGAGGACCCCGGCGAGACCGACGACCGCATCGCTGCCGACGACCCCGTCAAGGACGAGGTCGAAGCGACCCTCTCCGAGTTCGAGGAACTGGTCGGCGGCGAGTGGAAGGAGGTCGACGACGACGACGTCCTCGGCGACATGAGCGACGACGCGAAAGACAGACTGCAGGACCTCGGGTACATCGAATAA
- a CDS encoding DNA-directed DNA polymerase II large subunit, whose translation MREEDERYFERIESRLDEAFELAERAKQRGGDPQPEVEIPTARDMADRVENILGIEGVAERVRELEGEMSREEAALELVTDFVEGEVGDYETREGKIEGAVRTAVALLTEGVVAAPIEGIDRVELLQNDDGTEFVNVYYAGPIRSAGGTAQALSVLVADYARALLDIDEFKARTEEVERYAEEIGLYDKETGLQYSPKDKETKFIAEHMPIMLDGEATGDEEVSGYRDLERVDTNSARGGMCLVLAEGIALKAPKIQRYTKNLDEVDWPWLQDLIDGTYYDDDHGKEDDESEDEDEESADGDDAGQDGESEQPEPAGPSGPPRVEPATKYLRDLIAGRPVFGHPCSAGGFRLRYGRSRNHGFATAGVHPATMHLVDDFLATGTQIKTERPGKAAGVVPVDSIEGPTVRLANGDVRRIDDPEEALEVRNGVEKIIDAGEYLVNFGEFVENNHPLAPSSYTVEWWRQDLAATECNVQALDDSPHVDLADPSAEEALDWADAYDAPLHPKYTYLWHDIGVEQFAELADAVADGFVEDGTLHIPQTDELSETAEHVLLQHTQTDEELLVRDWVPFVRSLGLTRDLEKPWELDDLSPEARQWDGGDNAVKAVNEVAPFEVQERAPTRIGTRMGRPEKSESRDLSPAVHTLFPVGEAGGSQRSVAEAAKFAPDMRSTPGVIEAQVGDRECTQCGEHSFKVRCPECDARTEPHYWCPSCEQELEPDEAGRVYCDRCERDGTSVDVTEIDIKAEYWDALDAVGERENAFQILKGAKGLMSANKTPEPMEKGVLRAKHGVTSFKDGTVRYDMTDLPVTSVRPAELDATADQFRGLGYEEDIHGEPLRHDDQLVELKVQDIVLSDGAAEHMLKTADFVDDLLESYYGVEPFYEMDEREELIGELVFGMAPHTSAATVGRVVGFTSAAVGYAHPYFHAAKRRNCFHPETKVWFEDESGETHYDEIQSFVEERLDPETADEDDFGTLVQELDGDVFVPSVDDDGNVVRKPVEAVSKHVAPDHMVHIETRLGRELTVTPDHEVLCWDSGGVVRVEARDLDGGESLIITNDTPEVASAESLAADGGLTELDTVESAGPVAGETDHVYCLTVADTHSLFANGVAAAQCDGDEDCVMLLLDGLLNFSKSFLPDKRGGKMDAPLVMSSRIDPSEIDDEAHNMDIMWEYPREFYEATREMADPDDVEDIMKIAEETLGTDREYTEFAHTHDTTNIHLGPALSAYKTLGSMQDKMDAQLLLSRKLRSVDETDVAERIIEGHFLPDLIGNLRAFSRQETRCLDCGEKYRRMPLTGDCRECGGRVNLTVHQGSVNKYMQTAINVADDFGCRNYTKQRLEKLEKALNSIFENDKNKQSGIADFM comes from the coding sequence ATGCGCGAGGAAGACGAGCGCTACTTCGAGCGCATCGAATCCCGCCTCGACGAGGCGTTCGAGCTCGCCGAGCGCGCCAAACAGCGCGGCGGCGACCCCCAGCCCGAGGTCGAGATTCCGACCGCCCGCGACATGGCGGACCGCGTCGAGAACATCCTCGGCATCGAGGGTGTCGCCGAGCGTGTGCGCGAACTCGAAGGCGAGATGAGCCGTGAGGAGGCAGCGCTCGAACTCGTCACGGACTTCGTCGAGGGCGAAGTCGGTGACTACGAGACCCGCGAAGGGAAGATCGAGGGCGCGGTCCGGACCGCGGTCGCGCTCCTCACCGAGGGTGTCGTCGCGGCCCCCATCGAGGGTATCGACCGCGTCGAGCTGCTCCAGAACGACGACGGCACCGAGTTCGTCAACGTCTACTACGCGGGCCCGATTCGCTCGGCGGGTGGGACCGCCCAGGCGCTGTCCGTGCTCGTTGCCGACTACGCCCGCGCACTGCTCGACATCGACGAGTTCAAAGCTCGCACCGAGGAGGTCGAGCGCTACGCCGAGGAGATCGGCCTGTACGACAAGGAGACCGGCCTCCAGTACTCGCCGAAGGACAAGGAGACGAAGTTCATCGCCGAGCACATGCCCATCATGCTGGACGGGGAGGCGACCGGCGACGAGGAGGTCTCCGGGTACCGGGACCTCGAACGCGTCGACACGAACTCCGCCCGCGGTGGGATGTGTCTCGTCCTGGCGGAAGGTATCGCGCTCAAGGCCCCGAAGATTCAACGCTACACGAAGAACCTCGACGAGGTCGACTGGCCGTGGCTCCAGGACCTCATCGACGGCACCTACTACGACGACGACCACGGCAAGGAAGACGACGAATCCGAGGACGAGGACGAGGAGTCGGCAGACGGCGACGACGCGGGACAAGACGGTGAGTCCGAGCAGCCGGAGCCTGCCGGTCCGTCGGGCCCGCCCCGCGTCGAGCCCGCGACGAAGTACCTGCGCGACCTCATCGCGGGCCGCCCGGTCTTCGGCCACCCCTGCAGCGCCGGCGGCTTCCGCCTGCGCTACGGCCGCTCGCGCAACCACGGCTTCGCGACGGCGGGCGTCCACCCCGCGACGATGCACCTCGTGGACGACTTCCTCGCGACGGGCACCCAGATAAAGACCGAACGACCCGGGAAGGCCGCGGGTGTCGTCCCCGTCGACAGCATCGAGGGGCCCACGGTCCGCCTCGCCAATGGGGACGTCCGCCGCATCGACGACCCCGAGGAGGCGCTCGAAGTCCGAAACGGCGTCGAGAAGATAATCGACGCCGGCGAGTACCTCGTCAACTTCGGCGAGTTCGTCGAGAACAACCATCCGCTCGCCCCTTCCTCGTACACGGTCGAGTGGTGGCGACAGGACCTCGCCGCGACCGAGTGCAACGTTCAGGCGCTCGATGACTCGCCCCACGTCGACCTCGCCGACCCCAGCGCCGAGGAGGCGCTCGACTGGGCCGACGCCTACGACGCGCCGCTGCACCCGAAGTACACCTACCTCTGGCACGACATCGGCGTCGAACAGTTCGCGGAACTCGCCGATGCGGTCGCCGACGGCTTCGTCGAGGACGGCACCCTGCACATCCCCCAGACCGACGAACTCAGTGAGACCGCAGAACACGTTCTCCTCCAGCACACCCAGACCGACGAGGAACTCCTCGTGCGCGACTGGGTCCCCTTCGTCCGGAGTCTCGGCCTCACCCGCGACCTCGAGAAGCCGTGGGAACTTGACGACCTCTCACCCGAAGCCCGTCAGTGGGACGGTGGCGACAACGCGGTGAAAGCGGTCAACGAGGTCGCCCCGTTCGAGGTCCAGGAGCGTGCCCCGACCCGCATCGGCACCCGGATGGGCCGCCCCGAGAAATCGGAGTCACGCGACCTCTCGCCCGCGGTCCACACCCTGTTCCCGGTCGGCGAGGCCGGTGGCAGCCAGCGCTCGGTCGCCGAGGCCGCCAAGTTCGCCCCCGACATGCGTTCGACCCCCGGCGTCATCGAGGCCCAGGTCGGCGACCGCGAGTGCACCCAGTGCGGCGAACACAGCTTCAAGGTCCGCTGTCCGGAGTGCGACGCCCGCACCGAACCGCACTACTGGTGTCCCTCCTGTGAGCAGGAACTCGAACCCGACGAGGCCGGCCGCGTCTACTGCGACCGCTGCGAGCGCGACGGCACCAGCGTCGACGTCACCGAAATCGACATCAAGGCCGAGTACTGGGACGCCCTCGACGCGGTCGGCGAACGCGAGAACGCTTTCCAGATTCTCAAGGGTGCCAAGGGTCTGATGTCGGCGAACAAGACCCCCGAACCCATGGAGAAGGGCGTCCTCCGCGCGAAACACGGCGTCACCTCGTTCAAGGACGGCACGGTCCGCTACGACATGACCGACCTGCCCGTCACGTCGGTCCGGCCGGCCGAACTCGACGCCACCGCGGACCAGTTCCGCGGCCTCGGCTACGAGGAGGACATCCACGGCGAACCCCTGCGCCACGACGACCAGCTGGTCGAACTCAAGGTACAGGACATCGTCCTCTCCGACGGCGCGGCCGAACACATGCTCAAGACGGCCGACTTCGTCGACGACCTCCTCGAATCCTACTACGGCGTCGAACCGTTCTACGAGATGGACGAACGCGAGGAACTCATCGGCGAACTCGTCTTCGGGATGGCACCCCACACCTCTGCCGCGACCGTGGGCCGGGTCGTCGGGTTCACGAGTGCAGCAGTTGGGTACGCGCATCCGTACTTCCACGCCGCGAAGCGCCGGAACTGCTTCCACCCCGAGACTAAGGTCTGGTTCGAGGACGAGTCGGGCGAGACGCACTACGACGAGATTCAGAGCTTCGTCGAGGAGCGTCTCGACCCCGAGACCGCCGACGAGGACGACTTCGGGACGCTCGTGCAGGAACTCGATGGCGACGTGTTCGTTCCCAGTGTGGATGACGACGGGAATGTCGTCAGGAAACCGGTCGAGGCTGTGTCGAAGCACGTCGCACCCGACCACATGGTCCACATCGAGACGCGACTCGGTCGAGAGTTGACCGTGACGCCGGACCACGAGGTCCTTTGCTGGGATTCGGGCGGCGTGGTCCGGGTCGAAGCACGGGACCTCGATGGTGGCGAGTCGCTCATCATCACGAACGACACGCCGGAGGTCGCGAGTGCGGAATCACTCGCTGCCGACGGTGGTCTTACTGAACTCGATACCGTCGAATCGGCCGGACCAGTTGCAGGTGAGACGGACCACGTCTATTGTCTCACGGTCGCTGACACCCATTCGTTGTTCGCGAATGGCGTTGCGGCAGCGCAGTGCGACGGCGACGAAGACTGCGTCATGCTCCTGCTCGACGGCCTGCTGAACTTCAGCAAGTCCTTCCTCCCTGACAAGCGCGGCGGCAAGATGGACGCGCCGCTCGTCATGTCCAGCCGCATCGACCCCTCGGAGATCGACGACGAGGCGCACAACATGGACATCATGTGGGAGTACCCGCGGGAGTTCTACGAGGCGACCCGGGAGATGGCGGACCCGGACGACGTCGAGGACATCATGAAGATAGCCGAGGAGACACTCGGCACGGACCGCGAGTACACCGAGTTCGCACACACCCACGACACGACCAACATCCACCTCGGGCCGGCGCTGTCGGCGTACAAGACGCTCGGGTCGATGCAGGACAAGATGGACGCCCAGCTCCTGCTCTCGCGCAAGCTCCGGTCGGTCGACGAGACCGACGTGGCAGAGCGCATCATCGAGGGGCACTTCCTGCCGGACCTCATCGGGAACCTGCGAGCGTTCAGTCGACAGGAGACGCGGTGTCTCGACTGCGGCGAGAAGTACCGGCGGATGCCCCTGACGGGTGACTGCCGGGAGTGCGGTGGCCGGGTGAACCTCACGGTCCACCAGGGCTCGGTGAACAAGTACATGCAGACGGCCATCAACGTCGCCGACGACTTCGGCTGTCGGAACTACACGAAACAGCGCCTCGAGAAGCTGGAGAAGGCGTTGAACTCGATATTCGAGAACGACAAGAACAAGCAGTCGGGTATCGCGGACTTCATGTAG
- a CDS encoding lysylphosphatidylglycerol synthase transmembrane domain-containing protein, whose amino-acid sequence MTDQKGGSFAEMFGRQTLVKMGVGFVIALVLVYLLGTVVGWEETITEVREADPAWIALGCLSTLLCLMMWGRAWQIVLGVGGIKVPYHKLVVTYFAATFANYVTPLGQAGGEPFIAYVLSRDTDADYEQSLASVVTADLLNLLPFFNFAAVGVAYLVFQSSFQGSETVDNLVLGLGALAVGVPAIVWAGWRHRNGVEEAVVRIITPLSRLTSRISADGIRHRIERFYTAIERIAAEPRALARALGYAYLGWFFFTVPMYTAVRATGADMNAILVFFIVPASTIAGLVPTPGGLGAVEGALTVLLSQVGGLSQSSGLAVATLYRVESYLFALLVGGIAALWVTIRA is encoded by the coding sequence GTGACGGACCAGAAGGGCGGGTCGTTTGCCGAGATGTTCGGCCGCCAGACCCTCGTGAAGATGGGGGTGGGCTTCGTCATCGCCCTCGTCCTCGTCTACCTGCTCGGCACCGTCGTCGGGTGGGAGGAGACCATCACGGAGGTCCGGGAGGCCGACCCGGCGTGGATCGCCCTCGGCTGTCTCTCGACCCTGCTCTGCCTGATGATGTGGGGTCGTGCCTGGCAGATCGTCCTGGGCGTCGGCGGCATCAAGGTGCCGTACCACAAGCTCGTCGTGACGTACTTCGCGGCGACGTTCGCCAACTACGTCACCCCCCTCGGGCAGGCCGGCGGTGAGCCGTTCATCGCGTACGTCCTCTCGCGGGACACCGACGCGGACTACGAGCAGAGCCTCGCGAGCGTCGTCACCGCGGACCTGCTGAACCTGCTCCCCTTCTTCAACTTCGCCGCCGTCGGCGTCGCGTACCTCGTGTTCCAGTCGTCGTTCCAGGGGTCCGAGACCGTCGACAACCTCGTTCTCGGCCTCGGTGCGCTGGCGGTCGGCGTCCCGGCCATCGTCTGGGCGGGCTGGCGACACCGGAACGGGGTCGAGGAGGCCGTGGTCAGAATCATCACCCCACTCTCCCGGCTCACCAGTCGCATCAGCGCCGACGGCATCCGGCACCGCATCGAGCGCTTCTACACGGCCATCGAGCGCATCGCCGCCGAGCCGCGGGCACTGGCCCGTGCACTCGGCTACGCCTACCTCGGCTGGTTCTTCTTCACCGTCCCGATGTACACCGCGGTCCGGGCCACCGGCGCGGACATGAACGCCATCCTCGTGTTCTTCATCGTGCCTGCCTCGACCATCGCCGGGCTGGTGCCAACGCCGGGCGGCCTGGGCGCGGTCGAAGGCGCGCTCACGGTGTTGCTCTCGCAGGTGGGAGGGCTCTCACAGAGCAGCGGGCTGGCCGTCGCGACCCTCTACCGCGTCGAGAGCTACCTGTTCGCGCTGCTCGTCGGCGGTATCGCGGCGCTGTGGGTGACGATTCGCGCCTGA
- a CDS encoding NifU family protein, which translates to MSTDAQKGDDLEERVTNFLRRNFPQIQMHGGSAAIQDLDRESGEVTILLGGACSGCGISPMTIQAIKSRMVKEIPEITAVHAETGMGGEGGHGGGGGGMSPSFPGETVDDDAEDDEGPQAPF; encoded by the coding sequence ATGAGTACCGACGCTCAGAAGGGCGACGACCTCGAGGAACGAGTCACCAACTTCCTCCGTCGCAACTTCCCACAGATCCAGATGCACGGGGGTAGCGCGGCCATCCAGGACCTCGACCGGGAATCCGGTGAGGTCACCATCCTGCTCGGCGGAGCCTGCTCCGGGTGTGGCATCTCGCCGATGACCATCCAGGCAATCAAGTCCCGCATGGTCAAGGAGATTCCCGAGATCACCGCGGTCCACGCCGAGACCGGCATGGGCGGCGAGGGCGGCCACGGCGGCGGCGGTGGCGGCATGTCGCCGTCGTTCCCCGGCGAGACCGTCGACGACGACGCAGAGGACGACGAAGGCCCGCAGGCCCCGTTCTAA
- a CDS encoding VWA domain-containing protein translates to MSPRNRRAFLSLATTAAATSIAGCSQVFPGTGPRTDDDDDLPTTAPPGSLVDDWQYDPSQAQGDSGGNASGSSGGSATAMATSTQSGGSVGLAAGGAKDVNNFRQNVEEGYLPIPSDLSYEGLFYDYYFDTGSSKPCESLFCPSYSPAVTADPLSGETERYLSVGLNSGLDASDFDRKRLNLVVVLDISGSMGSPFSQYYYDQYGNKQEVEDAGDRPKIEVAKDALASLTEQLRPGDRFGVVLYNGTAAVAKPMNPVEQTDMEAIRGHIKEDIRATGGTNLSAGLSDASKLLEEYRDADQTTYENRMIVLTDAMPNIGETSADSLEDRLAREAENNVHSTFVGIGVDFNSEIIDQITSVRGANYYSVHSAKQFEERVTDGFEYMVTPLVFDLSLELDADGYDIEKVYGSSAAEEATGELMQVNTLFASPTSEGKTKGGVVLVKVKKTGDAGQLRLRASWEDRTGKSGNTETTIQFPDGGPEQFANSGVRKAVLLTRYADLMKNWMVAERESGGDPPAEGIEVPEYELGEWERQSDPLTVSTEYRQRFATFSDYFETEMTALGDDALQQELDVLRKLAGESAAARLFQVLSPRSRS, encoded by the coding sequence ATGTCCCCGCGAAATCGCAGAGCGTTCCTCTCGCTCGCCACGACCGCAGCCGCAACCTCCATCGCCGGCTGTTCGCAGGTCTTCCCGGGTACCGGCCCGCGAACCGACGACGATGACGACCTGCCGACGACCGCCCCGCCCGGCAGTCTCGTCGACGACTGGCAGTACGACCCGAGCCAGGCACAGGGCGACTCGGGCGGCAACGCGTCCGGCAGCTCAGGTGGCAGTGCGACCGCGATGGCCACCTCGACCCAGAGCGGCGGGTCGGTCGGGCTCGCAGCCGGCGGCGCGAAGGACGTGAACAACTTCCGGCAGAACGTCGAGGAGGGCTACCTGCCCATCCCGTCGGACCTCTCGTACGAAGGACTGTTCTACGACTACTACTTCGACACCGGCTCCTCGAAGCCCTGCGAGTCGCTGTTCTGTCCCTCCTACTCGCCGGCCGTCACCGCCGACCCGCTCTCGGGCGAGACCGAGCGCTACCTCTCGGTCGGCCTGAACTCCGGGCTGGACGCGAGCGACTTCGACCGCAAGCGCCTGAACCTCGTGGTCGTCCTCGACATCTCCGGGTCGATGGGGTCGCCGTTCAGCCAGTACTACTACGACCAGTACGGGAACAAGCAGGAGGTCGAGGACGCGGGTGACCGCCCGAAGATCGAGGTCGCGAAGGATGCCCTCGCTTCCCTCACCGAACAGCTCCGCCCCGGCGACCGCTTCGGGGTCGTCCTCTACAACGGCACCGCCGCCGTCGCAAAGCCGATGAATCCGGTCGAACAGACCGACATGGAGGCCATCCGCGGCCACATCAAAGAGGACATCAGGGCCACCGGCGGGACCAACCTCTCGGCCGGCCTCAGCGACGCGTCGAAACTCCTCGAGGAGTACCGCGATGCCGACCAGACGACCTACGAGAACCGGATGATCGTCCTCACCGACGCGATGCCGAACATCGGCGAAACCAGCGCGGACAGCCTCGAAGACCGTCTCGCGCGCGAGGCCGAGAACAACGTCCACAGCACCTTCGTGGGCATCGGGGTCGACTTCAACTCCGAGATAATCGACCAGATAACCAGCGTCCGCGGAGCGAACTACTACTCCGTCCACTCCGCGAAACAGTTCGAGGAACGGGTCACGGACGGCTTCGAGTACATGGTCACGCCGCTCGTGTTCGACCTCTCGCTCGAACTCGACGCCGACGGGTACGACATCGAGAAGGTGTACGGCTCCAGCGCCGCCGAGGAGGCGACCGGCGAACTCATGCAGGTGAACACGCTGTTCGCCTCGCCCACGTCCGAGGGTAAGACCAAGGGTGGGGTCGTGCTCGTGAAGGTGAAGAAGACCGGCGATGCGGGCCAGCTCCGCCTCCGGGCGAGCTGGGAGGACCGGACCGGCAAATCGGGGAACACCGAGACGACCATCCAGTTCCCCGACGGCGGGCCCGAACAGTTCGCGAACTCGGGAGTCAGGAAGGCCGTCCTCCTCACCCGGTACGCCGACCTGATGAAGAACTGGATGGTCGCCGAACGCGAGTCGGGTGGCGACCCACCCGCAGAGGGCATCGAGGTCCCCGAATACGAACTCGGGGAGTGGGAGCGCCAGTCCGACCCGCTCACCGTCTCCACCGAATACCGCCAGCGCTTCGCCACGTTTTCGGACTACTTCGAGACTGAGATGACCGCCCTCGGCGACGACGCACTGCAACAGGAACTCGACGTGTTACGGAAGCTGGCGGGTGAGTCGGCGGCCGCCCGGCTGTTCCAGGTGCTGTCACCGCGGTCGCGCTCGTAG
- a CDS encoding ketopantoate reductase family protein, whose protein sequence is MRICIYGAGSLGSLVGGILGHHGHDVTLVGRDPHISAVRESGLQVVMPDDEFTVDVGATTDAADLSADLAIVTVKAFDTADAARDLADCDLGSVCSFQNGMGNEATLARHLDCPVYAGTVTYGAVLREPGVVECTGVGEVVFGPYEGGEGPLDTDLETAFTDGGLVAELAADMPRRLWEKLAVNAGINTVTALADVDNGDLLGGEAHGLATTAAKETARVARGHDVSLSNRDAVAAVETVAEATAANTSSMRQDIHDVKRTEVDAITGYVVEQAAQIPDAHVSVPVCETTTRLLRAWEEGRGLRPD, encoded by the coding sequence ATGCGTATCTGTATCTACGGGGCGGGGAGCCTCGGGAGCCTCGTCGGGGGCATCCTCGGCCACCACGGTCACGACGTGACGCTCGTCGGCCGCGATCCGCACATCTCGGCGGTCCGCGAGTCGGGGCTCCAGGTGGTCATGCCCGACGACGAGTTCACCGTCGACGTGGGAGCGACCACCGACGCAGCGGACCTGTCGGCCGACCTCGCCATCGTCACGGTGAAAGCGTTCGACACCGCCGATGCGGCCCGCGACCTCGCCGACTGCGACCTCGGTTCGGTCTGTTCGTTCCAGAACGGGATGGGCAACGAGGCGACGCTCGCCCGCCACCTCGACTGTCCCGTCTACGCCGGCACGGTCACCTACGGCGCGGTCCTGCGCGAGCCCGGCGTCGTCGAATGCACCGGGGTCGGCGAGGTCGTCTTCGGGCCATACGAGGGCGGTGAGGGCCCCCTCGACACCGACCTCGAGACCGCCTTCACCGACGGCGGCCTGGTCGCGGAACTCGCGGCCGACATGCCCCGCCGCCTCTGGGAGAAACTGGCGGTGAACGCGGGCATCAACACGGTGACCGCACTCGCCGACGTGGACAACGGTGACCTCCTCGGCGGCGAGGCACACGGCCTCGCGACGACCGCGGCGAAAGAGACCGCCCGGGTTGCCCGCGGCCACGACGTGTCCCTTTCCAACCGGGACGCGGTTGCGGCGGTCGAGACCGTCGCCGAGGCCACGGCTGCGAACACCTCCTCGATGCGCCAGGACATCCACGACGTGAAGCGGACCGAGGTCGACGCGATCACCGGGTACGTGGTCGAGCAGGCTGCACAGATTCCGGACGCACACGTCTCGGTCCCGGTCTGTGAGACGACGACCCGACTGCTCCGGGCGTGGGAGGAAGGACGCGGACTGCGCCCGGACTGA